One Anguilla rostrata isolate EN2019 chromosome 15, ASM1855537v3, whole genome shotgun sequence genomic window, CTCACTTCCCTCTGTTCTTCCTGTGCTGTTTTAAGGGGTTCCTGGCCCCTGGAGAGATTGACCCCCTCAACAGAAGAATGTCTACATGCTCTAGACCTGATGTAGTTGTGCAAGGTATGCGTTCCAATGAGAGTTATTTTATCAAGAAAATGCCTTGTtttgcagagaaaatgaaagttaCCATAGTTTTTAGACAATTGTCATCCCTTCAGCTTTGAGATGGGAGAGATTACAGTAAGGCTATGCTTGTCTATAGTTTTGTAATAGAGGATGATCTTAAATCATTTTGCCAATTATTAATTCCTGTTACCATAAAGATTTGTAGCACTGTTACTACAACCAAAAAGCCCAACACTGTGGAACTATTACTACAACCAAACAGAGCAAATTTGTTGGACTGTTACTATACTCAAAAAGTACAGCACTGTATATCTATTACTACAACCATGAAGTGCAACACTGTAGAACTGTTACTACAACTGACTGttacacaaatgtgtgtgtgtgtgtgtgtgtgtgtgtatttatgtatgtgtgcttgtggtgtgtgtgcgcacgtgaaTGCCTGAAGTGTGTGTTGTGGCAGAGTCAGAGGAGATTCAGGAGCTGTTGAGGGAGAACGGGGTGGATGTGAAAACTGTATCGGAAGTCCTGCCCATTCGAGTAATGCCTGCACGGATCCTGAGTCACATCTACGTCAAACTGGGTACAGCTTTGCTCCCGTCACATCCCCCACATCCTTCTCCCGTCACATCCCCCCACAACCTTTCATAGTGTCCGCAACACAAAGAGCCCAGGCTGACTTCTCTCCCTACAGGATACAGCAGGAAGCTGAATTTGAGTGGCCGGCCATACAGACACATCGGAGTCCTGGGAACTTCAAAGTTTTACCAGATCAGAAATCATACCTACACCTTCACCCCACAGGTAACAGGATGATGGACTTTCTTTATATTGTACCTTTGCACCTTTTATTGGGACTTTACAAAGATCCTAAtgctcattcattttattatagCTGTGTATTGTCATCAGCGTAGTTGTTTTGGTGGTCGGTTGGGCCACTTTGCATGATTTCTGTTCTGTGTCCATTAGTTTATTGACCAGCACCACTTCTACCTGGCTCTGGACAACCAGATGATTGTGGAAATGTTGAGGACAGAGCTGGCCTATCTGAGCTCCTGCTGGAGAATGACAGGACGCCCCGTCATTACCTTCCCCATCACCcacagcatgctgggtaagCATACTCAGATCACCcacagcatgctgggtaagCAAACTCAGATCACCCACAGCATGCTGGGTGGGTAAACTCAGGTCACCCACAGCATGCTGGATAAGCAAACTCAGATCACCcacagcatgctgggtaaaCTCAGGTCACCcacagcatgctgggtaagCAGCTCAGATCACTGACTTTCTCACACTTCCCAACACTCTGCAGATGTAGTTGAGGGGAAATACTGTCACATCTAATGAGAGAAGAGATGGTACGCAGGTATACTAAGATggtatatgaaaatatatatagaatAACAATGGTAGTGTCAGTGTATTAGCATATTTAATCCTCCCAGTCTCCAATCAGGAGAGCCGTAGGGAGAGTACAGTGATGGACATGCTGTGTTCTACCTCCAATCAGGAGAGCCGTAGAGAACATAATGATGGACATGCTGTGTTCTACCTCCAATCAGGAGAGCCGTAGAGAACATAATGATGGACATGCTGTATTCAACCTCCAATCAGGAGAGCCGTAAGGAACATACAGTGATATGCACTATGTGTTCTGTTCTAGTGGAAGACGGGGATGGCATCGAGCCGTGCATACTGTCCACCCTGAGGAAACTGCAGGATGGATATTTTGGAGGAGCCAGGTCATAACAACTTATAGataaacataaaatgataatgtGTTGATGTAGTGTGTATGATGAGATGTAGGGTGCAGGGTGAAATGTAGGGTGAGATGTAGTGTGAGATCCAGGATGAAATGTAGGGGAGATGTAGTGTGCAAGGAAAGTGAGATGTGTGAGAGGTAGGGGgtagtgtgaaatatttttttcattttgtttgcacTGCAGGGTCCAGCTGGCTCCACTCTCCAGCTTCCTCACCACCTCCTTTCACACGCAGCTCAGCTTCCTGGATACAGACTCTGAAGAATCTCtgccggaggaggaggatgagtgTGAGTCTGATGATGAAGATTACGAGGAAGGGTGTTACTCCCTCTCAGGTAATGCTGTTCACCCACGCACATCCAAAAAATTAAACCAGAGTTGAGAATAAACTGTATACCTGCAGTTCTATTAGCAGCTGGTGGTTACTGGTTTCACTAGTGGGTAATCTTACACCTGTGGTGGAGATATTGATGTTAGAATAACAACAGTCCTGGTATGCAGTGAGCAGCTACATACAAATACCCAGCGCCACCACCCCCTTTCTTTAGTAGAACTTTGGATGACAACATGGATGACGACATAACAATTGGTACAGTCCAACCACTGACGGAACCACAGGAGGTCGCAGTTGTTGTTGCGTAGCGCTAGTTTGGACTGTGTTCTGCAAAGGCTTTATGTGTAGCAGTGCCAGATGATTCTTTTAGCAGGGGAGAGGAAGGCCGCCGAGTCACAGCCATGCTTCTCTTACGCCCGCAGGTGGCTCGAAGGATCCCTTTGACCAGTACCTCACCCAGCTTGTTCAGAGCACAGCCGGCAGGAGCAGTCTCCCTCCCATCCAGAGTGGGCAGCACCACGTGTTCAGCGCAGAGCACACCACCCGGGACATCCTGTCCCTCATGGCGCAGGTCCAAGGAGTCAGCTTGCCTAGTAAGCTGCTGGAGAGCCAGACGGTGGAAAGTGGAAAGTCCTTCTGTGGAGGTGTATACGCAAAAGGGATATTTCTCTTGTCTCCGTAGGGGAACCCTTTTTAGTTCTGTATGAACTATTTTATTGCGTGAAGTGGATTAGTGTAAACATGTATGGTGATGCATTGTCTGTTGCATATCCACACAACTTGTCAAATTTTGTTCCTTATAACGTGTGACCGAAAATAAgctatattcatattcataactATTAAGCCCTCGATATTAGGTCTTGAAAGTGTGAAAGCTCACGGATAGAACCGTTTTGCCCAAAAGAGAACACTTGGAGTCGATAGGGTTCCtgtatggagacacagaggagccctTTTGAAAGGACGGAATACAACaatgcagtgtttatttttgtcatgtgtTAATAGATGAGGGTATTTACTACTGTGGATAGTTTTATCATCTGAACTACAACACGGCTCAATGAGCCTCTTGGATAATGCAGAGGAATCTCTATGAGTCACAGGTCTGTGTTGGAAAGGTTACGGGCAGGGAGCAGTTATTTTTAAGCAGCGTTTACAGAAGGGCAGATAATGTTTTGGAAACATCTCCCCCGAGGTTAAATGCTATTAATGTTTGGTATGcgaacatgcacatgcacacgtatatGCGCTCTGTCACAGCCAGGGattactgtatgttttcagAGTCATCCATGTATTTACCCGTGACTCCTGTCGTAAACAAACACCGCAAATCTCTTAATCTGCTGGAGGTTCCCCAGCCCCACCACCATCGGACCCCACACACCAAGGTACTGTCCTGAGACAGGTAAAGATGTGAGCACCTGTGTGCTCTGTTAAGGCCCTCTTCTAGTATTATGGATAGGGTCCATGGTCTGGTATAAAATAAGTGTGCATTCATTTGTTTGCATATGCAAGTGAAATAATTTGTACTGGTATTTACATTgagtgtgcgtctgcgtgtattcatgtttgtgtgtgtgtgtgtgtgtgtgtccatccatgcgcgtgtatgtgtgttctttttcttcagtCCGCTGCCGCTGACCTGCAGCTTCCGCGGGATGCTCAGGGGAACACGGACTTCCAGCTGCTGGTGAGACAGCTGAAGGAGTGCCCCACCCTGCAGGACCAGGCCGACATCCTCTACATCCTCTACATCATGaagtgagccccccccccctcctcaggaAACGTTGAATTCTGGGATAAGGCTCCAAATGCGGCGTCCCCAtagggagggattcagtcaggTCCTCCTAATCTCAGTGTGCAGCAGCGGTCTGTTTTCCTGCAACGCATGGCGGGACCTGTGCTTTAATCTAAGAAGGCTGTAAAGAGAACAACCTAAAGGGAAAAATTAGTGGGAATAATGTAACAGCCCTTCAGGCTCGGAAATACTGGCCATTTTTCCCCTGGAGAAGTGGCATCATATCAGTGTCCCTCTGTGGTACtgctgttgcattacattactagCATTTATACGACGGCTTGGCCGAACACTAAATTGTGATTAGCTGGGAGGTTGAGGGGATTattttttcaatcatttttccatGGCTTCACCTAGGACACCTTTTTGCATTTGCACATACtctagtatccatttatacagctggataggtACTGGAGCAATTAAGTACAGGTTaaagcagtgtcctaccaggtaATCTAACCTGGAGCTTTGTTTATGCAAGCCCAGTTCTTTGCTCGTTGTACTTCACTGCCGTcccatgtgcttttttttgtttgttgcaggGGAGCTGACTGGCAGGTGGACCTGTGCGGTCAGGGCGAGGTCACCGTGCGCTCCCTCCTGGAGGAGCTCTACGTGCGGGCCGGGAAGAACAGAGAGTGGGGGCTCATCCGCTACATCTCCGGCGTCCTGCACAAGCGGGTGGAGGTTCTGGCTGAGGTAGGAGGCCCCCCACCTCACCACCCAGAGCGTCCGGAGGGCACTGGTAAAGGAGAGGAGAACCCTTTGCGTGGGCCCCGCCAATATTTCTGGTTCCCAGGTGTCTGCAGAGCTCTAATGGAAACACGGTTATAAGCAAACTGTTAGTGGGTACGTCTGTTGAGCAGTCATTAGCAGCCATCTTACTGCcggaaataaaaatgatctcagatattagttaaataatttatttttatttcatgataaaatacacatttattaattttatgtggtgctatttacagtatgttattGACATGGTCAGTAATACAGTGAAGCTGCATCAGGTGTAGTATGCTATGTCCAGACTCCCCTGTTACCAGTTTTCTTATAAGAGAGGAAAATTGATCTATTGTGAAACTTGCctaaaatatcaatattaaaaaatctataataaTCTATCTTccttatatacatataatactTATTTTACTGAGGgaggaaatgcagaaatgacACACCTTTAGCAGCACTGGAGAGTAACACACCTTGAGCAGTATTTAAGAGTAACACAACTTGAGCACTACTTAAGAGTGGCACACCATGAGCAGTATTTGAGTATCACACCTTCAGCAGTATTTAAGATTGACACACCTTGAGCACTATTTCAGAGTGCCACACTTTGAGCAGTATTGGAGAGTAACACACCTCGAGCTGTACTGTGTTTAGTAATAATCTAATGGTGCAGTTGTGTTTGTCCTTTGCAGGCCTGTACGGACCTCATCTCTCACCACAAGCAGTTAACTGTTGGACTACCACCAGAACCCAGGGAAAAAGTCATCACTGCGTAAGCTCATGCTTATACACCGTGTACAGTACCATCGTCATAGCACTACATACCATCACCCTGAAAAACCTCTACCATTATCCTGATAAACCATCACCATTGTCCTGACAAACCCTTACGTGACCCTGAGCTCGGACAGACTACTATGAGCGCATCACATGACATTTCAGCGTTCGCTACATGCTTCGACTATACGCTTACCCAGAGGGATTAACTAACGTGCATCCAGAGCTGGCCGCTGGCATAAATAGTCTGTTCAGTTGTTCAGGGCCACCGCCATCCATGGGCCACATATTTTGAGTTTCAGCGGTGGGTGTGATTCGTGTTGGGGGGCACAGCAACATTCTTGTTTAGTGCCACTAGGGCCAGCTCTATATGCAGCCATAAAGGTTTTTCGGCCAACCTCGCAGAATTAAAATCATTCCTTAAAACATAACTGCCTTTCTAATCctaacaaaaatcatttttcagcCCTTTACCTCCAGAAGAGCTCAGCAACCTGATCTACGAGGCCAGTGGGCAGGACATCAGCATTGCTGTTCTCACTCAGGTTACACGCTGCCCCACGTCttccaaaaataatgtacaagtGCAAAAATGAGTGAATGACCCCTCCCAACCGTCAAATATCTTATTTTTAGCCAGCCACGGGGATTAgagtagaatagaatagaatagaatagaatagaatttatttatttttcccaggggGAACTTCAGGATTACATTCCTGAATTTGTGCAAAGGTgacatttttgttcttaaacTTAAAGTCTGCAGGACAAGGGTAGGTCAAGCgatgctacattttttttttttgcagagctATCTGTTCACAGAgtttagtttaaaaatataaaacacaagatATGTGTATGTAGGTATGATATGATACCCCTGCTGATCACATGGACTGCTTCCAAATTCAGATGCTTCAGAAATAGCGACAGATAACAATGCAATCCCGTCGTAATTCTTGTGGACGGAAACCGCTCTGCGCGACGCTAGGTCAGCGTGCGGTCCGGTCCCGCGCGTCCTGTCGGTTGAGCGGGTGAGACGTGCTGTGccgtgtgtcccccccccaggagaTCATGCTGTATCTGGCCATGTACGTGCGCTCCCAGCCCTCGCTGTTCGGGGACATGCTGCGCCTGAGGATCGGCCTCATCATGCAGGTGATGGCCACCGAGCTGGCCCGGAGCCTGCACTGCTCCGGTACGCGCGAGCGCTCACGTCCTCACTCTGCCGCCTGCCTTCGCTGTGGGGGTGTAGTTTCACACTGGCTGtggacttcatttcccatcaGCACCTATGTAAAAATGTGGAAGTTCCTGCTTGCTAATGTTCCTGCTGTCCCAGCAagcacagctgagagagagagaacagtgagGCTTGGGCCTTATCCGAATCAGTGTCTTAACTACTGTGTCCTTAAAATATGCACTGTCTACAAGGCATACTGCATATTGTTTAGTCATGGTATAAATCTAccttttctaaataaaaaaagaacctgaATTGTATATAATTGCTCTACGTTGTATATTTATTgtgcaaaatggaaaatgaattaatgttcggaaaaacaaaatggctgtttgttGCTGCACACTGTAGGAGAAGAGGCTTCCGAGAGCTTGATGAGTCTCAGCCCGTCGTCCATGAAGAGTCTGCTGCACCACATCTTGAGTGGGAAGGAGTTTGGAGTGGAGCGGAGTGGTCAGTTTTCACCTCCTCATTTTGTAGAAGGATTTATAATTCTCAAATGCATTTGCTTGCTTTAAAGTAAGGCTTTACAAGACGTCTGAAATTTAAATCCTGGATGACTGCTCTTTATGCTGGTTTCTGATGTCTTCCTGCTCTCAAGTACTTAATTTAagtgattggctaaagaggCTGCAAAACTCGTTTCAAGGGCcaaaattggctgctgattgaaaagaaatcataaaaaccagcagaagactgcagccccccaggactggagcttgAGACCCCTGCATTAGcattcttagctgaacattctattgatgatgtaacagtcactgctgggaactgaaagcaatggagttctagaacttcaacttagaattttgaaaaaaaaaaaaaaaacattcgaaAAAAATGCTTGCCTCTGTATGGAGTAGTACACTTATTAATGGGTGCGCTCCTCAGCAGTTGTGTGGCAGGCATTGCATCATTGACCTCTGTGTTTGTTAGTGCGGCCCAGTGAGTCCAGCACCATCAGCCCAGGCATCTCCATCCAGGAGCTGGGTCACACTGGGGCCACCAAGACAGAGCGCACTGGAATCCGCCAACTCAAGAGCGAGATGAAGCAGGCAAgtagagggagggaaaaaaaagccccagaGCTTCTCCTGATTTGGAGGCGTATTTATAATGTTATAATTGCATGATGATATGCTATAATTGCTTGGTTTTATGTTATAATTAGATGATTTTATAATGTTAGAATTGCATGCTTTACAATGTTATAACTGCATATgataaactgttttaattgcatgattttgttgttgttattgtgtaatTATCATGTTATCACGGTAGTATTATATGGTGCTTTAATtgcatgttgtttttattattttagtgccctgtgttcctgtgtttgcaCCTTGCTGCCCTGCATTGATTTGGGGCTCTGTGTTTACCGTCTCTCGGTGGATTCCTGCTGCTACGGTGTCTGACTCACTAtgtctcctcttctctctgcagCTCGATGAGTCCAGGCCCATCAGTGTGGGTTAAGTTCCttgcattatctttttttttttcgagccCGGGTTCTCTGATCGCGCAGGAAATGCTAACCCCATTAACTCAGCCTGTTCTCCATTTACAGATAATAACCTCATTTTGTCACGCCGAACACTGGCTGTGCCTCAAACGGACGGCAGCTGCTTGCTGCTCGCCTGATTAGTCCCTGTCATTTCGAAGGCAGCGATTTCGGAGGTGTCTGAAAACAAACCTGAATCGAGACGGGCTTCCGAGGCAGCTTAGTACGTCATGAGCTTGAAAGTTTTTCATCCCATTTGCACTTATTGCACAtcgatttggataaaagcgtctgccaaataaatgtaatgtaatttgtttaCATCCGTTACGCAACCCTCTCAACAGCTATCTTGAGCCTACCTTCATGCACTGTTAATGAAAAGGGACACCATGGACatttcaaaaaatttaaattcacatgtTTAGTAAAAAATATTAAGTTGCTAAGGCACCTTAGCAGGCATCATTTGCCGCTAACTTTCAAATGAGACGGGAATTAGCCTCGACGCCTTCCCACCTTCAAACAGCGGTATTTCCGTTTGAGGCACAGCCACTTTCTCTTACTTCCACAGGCCATCTGTTGTCACCCTTCCGCCTTCCCGCTTTATAGCAGTGATAGTTACCACAGTGATTCCATCcctctgtgactgacagcttgTCCTCGCCTGTTGGTTTGCGTTCTTGCTGGCCTCTCTGCCAGTACGAGCCCTCCTGGGCGGCATCGTCTTCTGACATCACCTGCATGATTGTGAATGGAGTCTCTCGGCGCCTCACCATCACGGCATCACgctctccattttgtttttgtagatttttgTCAGTGGGCTTTCCTCCAGTAGCACcgccctctctccccgctccaCGGTAAACCCTGTTACCCACCCTACGCAGAATATGCTGTCTACACTGCAGTACGCCACGCTACACATGCTCTCGAGTGCACGCTACACTAACCGCTACCTAGTGCACACTGCAGTAAAGTACATATGCTACCCAGTGCACACTACACTAACGGCTGCCGACTGCACACTGCCGTGAAGTACATATGCTACCTAGTGCACACTACACTAACTGCTGCCGACTGCACACTACCGTGAAGTACATATGCTACCTAGTGCACACTACACTAACTGCTGCTGACTGCACACTACCGTGAAGTACATATGCTACTTagtgcacacacattaactgCTGCCGACTGCACACTGCCGTGAAGTACATATGCTACTTagtgcacacacattaactgCTGCCGACTGCACACTGCCGTGAAGTACATGTGCTACCTAGTGCACACTACACTAACTGCTGCCGACTGCACTCTGCAGCAGACCACATATGCTAGCTAATGCACACTGCACAATGCTAGGTACAGTGttctacactacattacactgtGTAATGCTACCTACTTTACACTACGCTACAATTTTAAGATATTAAATATACCAGGAACCTGACTCTGACCTGACCTGAGCCCATATATGAATCCCCATGTTGTGGTCGGGGTTTAAATTCCTGCCATGGTATGGCCAGATTAGGGCCCTCATCAGgtcaaaaacagaacaaacaaaaactgtctTGAGATTTGAAATTCCATTTCTCAGTTGATTCTTCATTCACATGCCATCCATCATTATCAGCGCAAAGGCTCACATGCATATTATAAATCTGGGATGGAGGGACACCATGCAACATCCCCCAAAACATGCAGATCCAACTGTGTCTTCTGTCATTCTGTCTGAACACTCTTTCCAATCTCAtattgagaatttttttttttttagtagttATAGATATGATTGTACTTTATGGTATTTCTCTTCAGTAAGAATAAGAAAAGATAATGGGCTGTGttgtgaaaataagcagctgGTGGTATCACATACTTCTAAGCGGAGCGCATGCTCGTCTTCACTACGTCAGGAGTGGAGATCCCCAGCATGAGTGTGAACGTAGAATTAGCATTTCATAATCTAGGGGAAAATAGCAGGGTGCACGAAAACGTTAAATATTTTGTAGAACTACAATATACTTTTAAATTTAGAGTCTAGTTTTAATCATGCTAAAACATGCTCCTGTTCAGTGTTCACTGTGCCGTTAGTGCAGGGAAATGTAGGGGACCTGTCTTTGccgtgtgtgagcctgtgtttgtgttttgagtGTTTTGCAGGgggaaactttaaaaaaaaatgtttgcccCTGCAGAGGTGCAgcagcccctccacccccagcgGGACGCTGTCTCCCACGGGCCCGGCACCCTCCACCCTGCTCTGGGAGGAGCGCCAGGGGCAGTGGCTCCGTCGGAGACGCCTGGACGGGG contains:
- the phka2 gene encoding phosphorylase b kinase regulatory subunit alpha, liver isoform isoform X3, which translates into the protein MRSRSNSGVRLDSYARLVQQTILCHQNPVTGLLPASEHKKDAWVRDNVYSVLAVWGLGMAYRKNADRDEDKAKAYELEQSVVKLMQGLLQSMMRQVAKVEKFKHTQSTKDCLHAKYHTPTGATVVGDDQWGHLQVDATSLYLLFLAQMTASGLQIISNLDEVAFIQNLVFYIEAAYKVADYGMWERGDKTNQGIPELNGSSVGMAKAALESIDELNLFGAHGGPKSVIHVLPDEVEHCQSILCSMLPRASNSKEIDAGLLSVISFPAFAVEDADLVNVTKSEIITKLQGRYGCCRFIRDGYKTPKEDPNRLHYDPAELKLFENIECEWPVFWTYLILDGIFNGDQVQVEEYREALDGILIRVKNGIRLLPELYAVPADKMEEEYQNPHTVDRVALGQLPHMWGQSLYILGSLLAEGFLAPGEIDPLNRRMSTCSRPDVVVQVCVVAESEEIQELLRENGVDVKTVSEVLPIRVMPARILSHIYVKLGYSRKLNLSGRPYRHIGVLGTSKFYQIRNHTYTFTPQFIDQHHFYLALDNQMIVEMLRTELAYLSSCWRMTGRPVITFPITHSMLVEDGDGIEPCILSTLRKLQDGYFGGARVQLAPLSSFLTTSFHTQLSFLDTDSEESLPEEEDECESDDEDYEEGCYSLSGGSKDPFDQYLTQLVQSTAGRSSLPPIQSGQHHVFSAEHTTRDILSLMAQVQGVSLPKSSMYLPVTPVVNKHRKSLNLLEVPQPHHHRTPHTKSAAADLQLPRDAQGNTDFQLLVRQLKECPTLQDQADILYILYIMKGADWQVDLCGQGEVTVRSLLEELYVRAGKNREWGLIRYISGVLHKRVEVLAEACTDLISHHKQLTVGLPPEPREKVITAPLPPEELSNLIYEASGQDISIAVLTQEIMLYLAMYVRSQPSLFGDMLRLRIGLIMQVMATELARSLHCSGEEASESLMSLSPSSMKSLLHHILSGKEFGVERSVRPSESSTISPGISIQELGHTGATKTERTGIRQLKSEMKQLDESRPISRCSSPSTPSGTLSPTGPAPSTLLWEERQGQWLRRRRLDGAINRVPMGFYQKVWKILQKCHGLSIAGYVLPSSTTREMTEGEFKFAVHVESVLNHVPQPEYRQLLVEAIMVLTVVAEMDVSSIGGILHVDRIVHMANDLFRQDQKAQGAHEFFLEQDSATGICIFFYDSAPSGSYGTMTYLSKAALTYVQDFLPSTGCLTQ
- the phka2 gene encoding phosphorylase b kinase regulatory subunit alpha, liver isoform isoform X2 — translated: MRSRSNSGVRLDSYARLVQQTILCHQNPVTGLLPASEHKKDAWVRDNVYSVLAVWGLGMAYRKNADRDEDKAKAYELEQSVVKLMQGLLQSMMRQVAKVEKFKHTQSTKDCLHAKYHTPTGATVVGDDQWGHLQVDATSLYLLFLAQMTASGLQIISNLDEVAFIQNLVFYIEAAYKVADYGMWERGDKTNQGIPELNGSSVGMAKAALESIDELNLFGAHGGPKSVIHVLPDEVEHCQSILCSMLPRASNSKEIDAGLLSVISFPAFAVEDADLVNVTKSEIITKLQGRYGCCRFIRDGYKTPKEDPNRLHYDPAELKLFENIECEWPVFWTYLILDGIFNGDQVQVEEYREALDGILIRVKNGIRLLPELYAVPADKMEEEYQNPHTVDRVALGQLPHMWGQSLYILGSLLAEGFLAPGEIDPLNRRMSTCSRPDVVVQVCVVAESEEIQELLRENGVDVKTVSEVLPIRVMPARILSHIYVKLGYSRKLNLSGRPYRHIGVLGTSKFYQIRNHTYTFTPQFIDQHHFYLALDNQMIVEMLRTELAYLSSCWRMTGRPVITFPITHSMLVEDGDGIEPCILSTLRKLQDGYFGGARVQLAPLSSFLTTSFHTQLSFLDTDSEESLPEEEDECESDDEDYEEGCYSLSGGSKDPFDQYLTQLVQSTAGRSSLPPIQSGQHHVFSAEHTTRDILSLMAQVQGVSLPKSSMYLPVTPVVNKHRKSLNLLEVPQPHHHRTPHTKSAAADLQLPRDAQGNTDFQLLVRQLKECPTLQDQADILYILYIMKGADWQVDLCGQGEVTVRSLLEELYVRAGKNREWGLIRYISGVLHKRVEVLAEACTDLISHHKQLTVGLPPEPREKVITAPLPPEELSNLIYEASGQDISIAVLTQEIMLYLAMYVRSQPSLFGDMLRLRIGLIMQVMATELARSLHCSGEEASESLMSLSPSSMKSLLHHILSGKEFGVERSVRPSESSTISPGISIQELGHTGATKTERTGIRQLKSEMKQIFVSGLSSSSTALSPRSTRCSSPSTPSGTLSPTGPAPSTLLWEERQGQWLRRRRLDGAINRVPMGFYQKVWKILQKCHGLSIAGYVLPSSTTREMTEGEFKFAVHVESVLNHVPQPEYRQLLVEAIMVLTVVAEMDVSSIGGILHVDRIVHMANDLFRQDQKAQGAHEFFLEQDSATGICIFFYDSAPSGSYGTMTYLSKAALTYVQDFLPSTGCLTQ
- the phka2 gene encoding phosphorylase b kinase regulatory subunit alpha, liver isoform isoform X4, whose amino-acid sequence is MAYRKNADRDEDKAKAYELEQSVVKLMQGLLQSMMRQVAKVEKFKHTQSTKDCLHAKYHTPTGATVVGDDQWGHLQVDATSLYLLFLAQMTASGLQIISNLDEVAFIQNLVFYIEAAYKVADYGMWERGDKTNQGIPELNGSSVGMAKAALESIDELNLFGAHGGPKSVIHVLPDEVEHCQSILCSMLPRASNSKEIDAGLLSVISFPAFAVEDADLVNVTKSEIITKLQGRYGCCRFIRDGYKTPKEDPNRLHYDPAELKLFENIECEWPVFWTYLILDGIFNGDQVQVEEYREALDGILIRVKNGIRLLPELYAVPADKMEEEYQNPHTVDRVALGQLPHMWGQSLYILGSLLAEGFLAPGEIDPLNRRMSTCSRPDVVVQVCVVAESEEIQELLRENGVDVKTVSEVLPIRVMPARILSHIYVKLGYSRKLNLSGRPYRHIGVLGTSKFYQIRNHTYTFTPQFIDQHHFYLALDNQMIVEMLRTELAYLSSCWRMTGRPVITFPITHSMLVEDGDGIEPCILSTLRKLQDGYFGGARVQLAPLSSFLTTSFHTQLSFLDTDSEESLPEEEDECESDDEDYEEGCYSLSGGSKDPFDQYLTQLVQSTAGRSSLPPIQSGQHHVFSAEHTTRDILSLMAQVQGVSLPKSSMYLPVTPVVNKHRKSLNLLEVPQPHHHRTPHTKSAAADLQLPRDAQGNTDFQLLVRQLKECPTLQDQADILYILYIMKGADWQVDLCGQGEVTVRSLLEELYVRAGKNREWGLIRYISGVLHKRVEVLAEACTDLISHHKQLTVGLPPEPREKVITAPLPPEELSNLIYEASGQDISIAVLTQEIMLYLAMYVRSQPSLFGDMLRLRIGLIMQVMATELARSLHCSGEEASESLMSLSPSSMKSLLHHILSGKEFGVERSVRPSESSTISPGISIQELGHTGATKTERTGIRQLKSEMKQLDESRPISIFVSGLSSSSTALSPRSTRCSSPSTPSGTLSPTGPAPSTLLWEERQGQWLRRRRLDGAINRVPMGFYQKVWKILQKCHGLSIAGYVLPSSTTREMTEGEFKFAVHVESVLNHVPQPEYRQLLVEAIMVLTVVAEMDVSSIGGILHVDRIVHMANDLFRQDQKAQGAHEFFLEQDSATGICIFFYDSAPSGSYGTMTYLSKAALTYVQDFLPSTGCLTQ